The nucleotide window GGCCAGCCCGCCCCGGATTTCACCTTGCCCCGCGATGGCGGCGGCGATGTGACCCTGTCCGATCTCCGCCCGCAGAATGTCGTGCTGTATTTCTATCCCAAGGACGACACGCCCGGCTGCACGAAGGAGGCGATCGCCTTCACCGGTCTCGCCGATGCCTTTGCGGAGGCCAACACCGTGATCCTCGGCATCTCCAAGGACACCGCTGCCAAGCACGAGAAGTTCATTGCGAAACATGACCTTGGCGTCACCCTCGTCTCCGACGCCGAGGCCGATATCTGCGAGCAATACGGGACGTGGGTGGAGAAGAACATGTACGGCAAAAAATACATGGGCATCGAACGCGCCACGTTCCTGATCGACGGGCAAGGCAACATCGCTCAGATCTGGCACAAGGTGAAAGTGCCGGGCCATGCCGAGGCGGTGCTGGAGGCCGCGCGCGCCCTCTGATCCGCCCGCCCTTCCCCGCAAGCCCGAAAGCGACCGCGATGATCCCCCTTTCCGACATGGCCGATCAGGTCCTACGCACCGCCGATGCGCGCGCAAAGACCGCCCTGTCCCGGCGTTTCGCGGCGCAATGGCAGGCGGCGCGACAGGGTGGCGCGCGGCCCGAGATCGGCCTTGCCACGCCCCCCGAGCAGCCCGCGCGACCGGACGCGCCGGAGCTTCTGGACCCGCGCGACGTACCCCGCCGAAAGCCCGGAACCGCGAAGGGGCGCACGGCGATCCTGCACGCCGTGGCGCATATCGAGCTGAATGCTGTCGATCTGCATTGGGACATCATCGCGCGGTTTTCCGGCACACCCCTGCCGATCGGCTTCTTCGACGATTGGGTGCGCGCGGCGGACGAGGAATCCAAGCATTTCAACCTGATGGCCGATTGCCTAGAGGCGGGCGGCAGCCATTACGGCGCCCTGTCCGCCCATGCCGGCATGTGGCGTGCCGCCGATGACACGAAGGACGATCTGATGGGCCGCCTTGCCGTCGTGCCAATGGTGTTGGAGGCCCGCGGCCTCGACGTCACCCCGGGCATGATCGGGCTGTTCGAGCGGGCGAAGGATGACCCGACGGCCGCGATGGCGGTGGATGCGCTCAAGGTGATTTATGCCGAGGAAGTGCATCACGTCGCCTATGGCTCGAAGTGGTTCCATTTCCTGTGCGGCCGCCACGACCTCGACCCGAAAGAAGCGTTCCACGACCTTGTCCGGCGCTACTTTCACGGGTCCCTCAAGCCACCCTTCAACGAGGAAAAGCGCGCCGAGGCGGGCATTCCGCCCGACTTTTACTGGCCGTTGGCCCAGTGACCGCCCGATCTGGTACAAGAACCTCACCAAAATCGGCGGTTTTTCGCCGGATTCGTGCATTTTTTGGTGCGCTTTAAGCGGTTGTTGATTAGGGTGTTGAGACAATGAGCGGTGTGTCTTATCCCCAAGCCACCCGCCGCTGCCGCCGGGGACAAGTCGGTGCGCGGGCATAATTACCAAGGGGAAGCGAGGCGTAAGGACAGTGACATCTCGGCTTTTAAGTCGCGTGAATGCGGCGCTTGAACGGCACCTGCCGGAACAACGGCTCTTCCTGAAATCGGAGGATGGTACGCGATTCATTCGCCTGCGCCCCGTGACCCAGGCCGGGCTGATGTTCGGCTCCGCCGTTTTCGTGGGGTGGACGGTCATCGTCACCTCGATTTTCCTGATCGACACGATCTCGTCCGGCAATGTCCGGGATCAGAGCATCCGCGAACAGGCCATGTACCAGGAGCGGATGAACGCCCTGGCGCTGGAACGCGACGAACGCGCCGCCGCCGCTGCCGCCGCCCAGGAACGCTTCGCGCTTGCGATGGACCAGGTCTCCAACATGCAGACCCGCATCCTCGACAGTGAGGAACGGCGCCGCGAACTGGAAACCGCCGTCGACGTGATCCAGGCCACCTTGCGACGCACCATCGACGAACGGGACGAGGCGCGCCTCGCCGCTGCATCGCTCGAAAACGAACTCCGCGCCGATACCGGCACCGTGCAGACCGCCGCCGCGCGCGAGCAGGAGCTTGAACAGACCCTCGCCTTCCTCACCGAAGCCCTCGCCCTGACCGCGGAATCGCGCGACGACGGCTACACGATGATGGCGGAGGCCGAGCAGACCATCGTGGAGCTTCAATTCGAGGCCGCGCTGATGGAGGAACGCCAGAACCGCGTGTTCCGCCAGCTGGAAGAGGCCGTCGCCGTCTCCATGGAGCCGCTGGACGAGATGTTCAGCGCCGCGGGGCTCAGCACCGACGATCTGATCGAAAGTGTGCGCCGCGGCTATTCCGGTCAGGGCGGGCCGCTGATGCCCATCGTCTCCACCACCGGCGGCGACCCCGACCCCCTGTCGCTGCGCGCCAATGAACTTCTGTCGGCGCTTGACGAGATCAATCTGCATCGCCTGGCCGCCGAACAGCTTCCCTTCGCTGTGCCGGTGGCAGGCAACTTCCGCAACACCTCCGGCTTCGGCTATCGCCGCGACCCGATCAACGGCGGTCAGCGGCTTCATGCCGGTGTGGACTTCGCCGGTGGCAGGGGCACGCCGATCGTGGCCGGTGGGGCGGGAACGGTCATTTTCGCCGGCCGTCAAAGCGGTTACGGTCTGATGGTGGAGATTCAACACAGCCACGGATACACAACCCGCTACGCGCACCTGACGCGCATCCGGGTCAGCGAAGGGGAAAGGGTCTCGCGCGGCGAACTCTTAGGTGATATGGGCTGCACGGGCCGGTGTACGGGGACGCATTTGCACTATGAAGTGCGCCGAAATGGGGACCCCGTTAACCCGATGACCTTCATAAGGGCAGGACGCAATGTTTTCTAAATCCAAGATCAACGAACCCGGACCCAAGCAAGGCGGTGGCGCCGATGCAGGGTCCACCGGTGCCGGTTCGGCCTCTGCGTCGGGCTCAACCTCGGGAGACAGCATGAACAAGTCGAACACCTCCGCCGCATCCACGGGCAGCAAATCCAAGCCGCAGCCGTCGATGCTCAGCTCCGACCTGACCATCGTGGGCAACCTGCGCACGACGGGCGATATCCAGGTCGAAGGCACGGTTCAGGGCGACATCCGCGCGCACCTTCTGACCGTGGGCGAAAGTGCCAATATCGAAGGTGAGATCGTGGCGGACGACATCGTCGTCACGGGCCGTGTCGTGGGCCGGGTCCGCGGCCTCAAGGTCCGCCTGACCTCGACCGCCAAGGTCGAAGGCGACATCATCCACAAGACCATCGCGATCGAAAGCGGCGCCCATTTCGAAGGGTCCGTGCAGCGCGCCGAAGATCCGCTGTCGACGGGCGCGAACAACCCCGCGCCGCGCACATCGGTCAGCACCGGCGGATCGTCGGGGGCGGAGGCGCCGTCCTCCTCCATCGCGCCGTCCTCCTCGATCCCGCGTCCCGCCGCGGCAGGCCCCGTGCCACAGCCCTCGGCCAAGGATAGCTGAGCCTGACCGGGCCGACACCAGATCTGACACAGGATCAGCCGGGCCAATCGCCCGGCTTTTCTTTGCCGCCCCTCTGCGCGCCGGAGGCGCGGCCCTACGTGCTGGTCGCGTGCATCCTCGCCTCCGCGCTTGGCTTCATCGACGGCACGATCATCTCCATCGCATTGCCCGCCATCCGCGACGGCCTTGGCGCGTCCCTGCCCGAGGGGCAATGGATCAACAACGCCTACCTGCTGCCGCTGTCGGCGCTGATCCTCCTGGGCGGTGCCATCGGCGACCGGTTCGGACTTGCGCGGACCTTCGTGGCGGGCATCGGCGTCTTCGTCCTCGCCTCCCTGATCTGCGCCGTGGCGCCGACAACGGAAGTGATGATCGCGGGCCGTGCGCTCAAGGGCCTTGGTGCGGCCGTCATGGTGCCCGGCTCCCTGGCGCTGATCGCGCGCGCCTATCCGAAGGAGGATCGGGGCCGCGCCATCGGCATCTGGGCGGCATCCTCGGCCATCACCACCGCGCTTGGTCCGATCCTGGGTGGCGTCGCGCTCAGCTTCGGCGGGCCGGAGGTCTGGCGCTGGCTGTTCGCGATCAACCTGCCGCTCGGCGGGCTCGCCATCTGGCTCATCATGGCCCATGCCAAGGCCGACCCGGCGCAGCCTGACCATCCGCTGGACCTGCCCGGCGCGGCGTTGATTTCCGCCTCACTTGCCCTGATCGCCCTCGCGTTGACGGGTTTCGACGGCTTCACCCCCCGCACCCTCGCGCTTCTAGGAAGCGGCTTTGCCTGCCTCATTGCCTTCCTTCTGTGGGAGGGGCGCAACGCCCATCCGATGGTTCCCCTCAGCCTCTTCTCCAACCGCACCTTCTCGGCGGCGAACCTCGCCACGTTCCTCATCTATTTCGGGCTCAGCACGGTCCTGTTCTTCCTGCCAATGACATTGATCGCGGGCTGGGGCGTGGCAGAGACGCTGACATCGCTCGCTTTCGCGCCCCTGTCGGTTTTCATCGGCGCGTTGTCGGCCAAGGCCGGGGCATGGTCCGACAAATACGGGCCGGGGCGCATGATCGGCGGCGGCGGGATGATCGTGGCGCTGGCCTTCGCGATCCTGGGGCTTAGCGCGCCGCTTCAAGATTTCTGGCTGGCCGTGATGCCCGGCACGATCCTCCTGGGGCTCGGCCTCGGCCTTGTCGTCAGCCCGCTTTCGACGGCGATCATGGGATCGGTGCCGGAGGATCGCTCGGGCACAGCCTCGGGCCTCAACAACGCCGTAAGCCGGGTGGCGGGCCTGATCGCCGTGGCGCTGATGGGGTCGGTCGCGGCGCAGGCCTATGGAGCGGCGGGCGGCATGGCGAGCTTCGGGGAATTCTCCGACACGCCCGGCCACGGGGCGGCGATGACCACCGCCTTCGCGATCCTGTGCTACATCGTGGCGATCATCACGGCCCTCGGGGCCGCCATTGCCTACCTCGCCACCCCGTCACCCGCGGCGACGGTGGCGAAGCGATAGATATGCCACGTCGCGTGGCCCAGGATCGGCAGCACGACGTAAAGCCCCAGCAATCCCGGCAGCATCGCAAGGAATGTCAGCCCCGCGATCACGGCGCCCCAGACCAGCATGACCTGCGGGTTTTGCCGTACCACGGCGACGGACGTGATCATCGCCGTCACGAAATCGACCTCCCGATCCAGGAGAAGCGGCAACGACACCACCGTCAGAACGAACAGCACCAGCGCAAAGACCGCCCCGAACGCGCCCCCCACGATCAGCATCGTGATCCCTTCGGGCTGCAGCAGGTAGGCGTATGAGCTTGTCACATTCGTGAGCGCCGACGGCCCGAGGAACAGGGCAAACAGCATATGCGCGAAAAATGACCAGAACAGGAAATAGACGATCACCACCCACGCCATCGACGGAAGCTGACGCAGGCGTTGACGCCAGATCACCCCGAAAATCTCGTTCCGCGCCCAGGTGTCCTGTCCCGCTTCCAGCCTGCGGGACACTTCGTACATCCCCACCGCCAGAAACGGCCCCAGAAGCGGGAAACCGAAGGTCAGCGGGATCGCAAGCCATTCATATTCCAGCACGAAAAGTAGCAGGTAGATCAGCCAGCCGCCCATGACATAGACGTTGGCAAAGAACAGCCCCATCATCGGCTTGCGCAAGAAATCTTTCCATCCAAGGCGCAGGGCGCGGGTCAGGTCCGACATTTCCATATCCCGGATCGCCGGGGCGCCCTCGCCGACGGGATGGCCCGTGATGTCGCTCATGCCAGCATCCTCCCACGGGAAGTGTAGCCCGTGACCTCCCGGCGCGTAAAGAATGTGCGGATCAGGCCGGATCGCGCGGGCGGCGCGGGCCGATCATCCGCTCCCAATCCTGCCCAAGGCCAAGGATGCGGGCATCCGCCCCGTGCGGCCCGATCAGCTGGAGCCCGTGGGGCAGCCCGCCCGCCCCGTATCCCGCCGGCACTCCGAGGCTCGGCAAACCCGCCAGGCTGGCGGGAACCACGACCTCCATCCAGCGATGGTAGGTGTCCATGGGCCTGCCGCCGACCTCCCTCGGCCAATCCCATTCCACCGGGAACGGCCAGATCTGGGTTGCGGGCAGGACGAGGGCATCGAATGTGGTGAAGAGGTCCGCGAAGGCCGCAAGCAATGCGCGGCGTGTCGTTGTCGCGGCCTCGATCTCCGCGCCCGTCAGGGACAGGCCGCGCGCGATTTCCCATTGGCATTGCGCGTTCAATTGCCCGCGCGCGACCGGATCGGCACAATACCGCCCCAGCTCCTGCGCCACGACGAACGCACGCAGGTCGGTCCAAGCACGCCAGATATCGTCCGCCGGAAATGGCGGCGCGATGGCCTCGATCCGCCACCCCAGATCTTCGGCGCGCGCCACCGCCGCCTCCCCCGCTTGCAGCAAATCCGCTTCCATCGGGTAGGC belongs to Hasllibacter sp. MH4015 and includes:
- a CDS encoding ferritin-like domain-containing protein; amino-acid sequence: MIPLSDMADQVLRTADARAKTALSRRFAAQWQAARQGGARPEIGLATPPEQPARPDAPELLDPRDVPRRKPGTAKGRTAILHAVAHIELNAVDLHWDIIARFSGTPLPIGFFDDWVRAADEESKHFNLMADCLEAGGSHYGALSAHAGMWRAADDTKDDLMGRLAVVPMVLEARGLDVTPGMIGLFERAKDDPTAAMAVDALKVIYAEEVHHVAYGSKWFHFLCGRHDLDPKEAFHDLVRRYFHGSLKPPFNEEKRAEAGIPPDFYWPLAQ
- the bcp gene encoding thioredoxin-dependent thiol peroxidase, translated to MLEPGQPAPDFTLPRDGGGDVTLSDLRPQNVVLYFYPKDDTPGCTKEAIAFTGLADAFAEANTVILGISKDTAAKHEKFIAKHDLGVTLVSDAEADICEQYGTWVEKNMYGKKYMGIERATFLIDGQGNIAQIWHKVKVPGHAEAVLEAARAL
- a CDS encoding MFS transporter gives rise to the protein MLVACILASALGFIDGTIISIALPAIRDGLGASLPEGQWINNAYLLPLSALILLGGAIGDRFGLARTFVAGIGVFVLASLICAVAPTTEVMIAGRALKGLGAAVMVPGSLALIARAYPKEDRGRAIGIWAASSAITTALGPILGGVALSFGGPEVWRWLFAINLPLGGLAIWLIMAHAKADPAQPDHPLDLPGAALISASLALIALALTGFDGFTPRTLALLGSGFACLIAFLLWEGRNAHPMVPLSLFSNRTFSAANLATFLIYFGLSTVLFFLPMTLIAGWGVAETLTSLAFAPLSVFIGALSAKAGAWSDKYGPGRMIGGGGMIVALAFAILGLSAPLQDFWLAVMPGTILLGLGLGLVVSPLSTAIMGSVPEDRSGTASGLNNAVSRVAGLIAVALMGSVAAQAYGAAGGMASFGEFSDTPGHGAAMTTAFAILCYIVAIITALGAAIAYLATPSPAATVAKR
- a CDS encoding DUF5930 domain-containing protein, which translates into the protein MTSRLLSRVNAALERHLPEQRLFLKSEDGTRFIRLRPVTQAGLMFGSAVFVGWTVIVTSIFLIDTISSGNVRDQSIREQAMYQERMNALALERDERAAAAAAAQERFALAMDQVSNMQTRILDSEERRRELETAVDVIQATLRRTIDERDEARLAAASLENELRADTGTVQTAAAREQELEQTLAFLTEALALTAESRDDGYTMMAEAEQTIVELQFEAALMEERQNRVFRQLEEAVAVSMEPLDEMFSAAGLSTDDLIESVRRGYSGQGGPLMPIVSTTGGDPDPLSLRANELLSALDEINLHRLAAEQLPFAVPVAGNFRNTSGFGYRRDPINGGQRLHAGVDFAGGRGTPIVAGGAGTVIFAGRQSGYGLMVEIQHSHGYTTRYAHLTRIRVSEGERVSRGELLGDMGCTGRCTGTHLHYEVRRNGDPVNPMTFIRAGRNVF
- a CDS encoding DUF2189 domain-containing protein — its product is MSDITGHPVGEGAPAIRDMEMSDLTRALRLGWKDFLRKPMMGLFFANVYVMGGWLIYLLLFVLEYEWLAIPLTFGFPLLGPFLAVGMYEVSRRLEAGQDTWARNEIFGVIWRQRLRQLPSMAWVVIVYFLFWSFFAHMLFALFLGPSALTNVTSSYAYLLQPEGITMLIVGGAFGAVFALVLFVLTVVSLPLLLDREVDFVTAMITSVAVVRQNPQVMLVWGAVIAGLTFLAMLPGLLGLYVVLPILGHATWHIYRFATVAAGDGVAR
- a CDS encoding polymer-forming cytoskeletal protein → MFSKSKINEPGPKQGGGADAGSTGAGSASASGSTSGDSMNKSNTSAASTGSKSKPQPSMLSSDLTIVGNLRTTGDIQVEGTVQGDIRAHLLTVGESANIEGEIVADDIVVTGRVVGRVRGLKVRLTSTAKVEGDIIHKTIAIESGAHFEGSVQRAEDPLSTGANNPAPRTSVSTGGSSGAEAPSSSIAPSSSIPRPAAAGPVPQPSAKDS